Proteins co-encoded in one Desulfonatronum thiodismutans genomic window:
- a CDS encoding acyl carrier protein, which yields MQQHIIDTVNTALAEEFELEAETMQPDSHLFNDLGLDSLDAVDMVIVLEKAFGCKLRDEQAIREIRTLGDLYAFIEAKRKELG from the coding sequence ATGCAGCAACACATTATTGATACCGTGAACACCGCCCTGGCCGAAGAATTCGAACTGGAAGCGGAGACCATGCAGCCCGACTCGCACCTGTTCAACGACCTGGGGCTGGACAGCCTGGATGCCGTGGACATGGTCATTGTCCTGGAAAAGGCCTTCGGCTGTAAGCTCCGGGACGAGCAGGCCATTCGGGAAATCCGCACCCTGGGCGACCTGTACGCCTTTATCGAGGCCAAGCGGAAGGAGTTGGGATGA
- the fabG gene encoding 3-oxoacyl-ACP reductase FabG, which produces MNQIGTHAPPIALITGASKGIGAATALVLARDGFDIWLNYRGDHQGAEMVHSAVADQGRDCRLLPFDVADPVATTAALEPLLEKATPFAVINNAGFAADTLMLTMDFDREWKRVLNVHLDGFFLVTKLVLAKMLRKRQGRVVNIVSTSGQAGMAGQVNYSAAKAGLIGATKALAQEMGKRNILVNAVAPGFIQTDMTKDLPWDAILPKIPLGRVGRPEEVAEVVSFLCSAKATYITGQTIAVNGGIYM; this is translated from the coding sequence ATGAACCAAATCGGAACACACGCCCCGCCTATCGCCCTGATCACCGGCGCGAGCAAGGGCATCGGCGCGGCGACGGCCCTGGTCCTGGCCCGTGACGGGTTCGACATCTGGCTGAACTACCGCGGAGACCATCAAGGCGCCGAGATGGTCCACTCCGCGGTGGCGGATCAGGGCCGGGACTGTCGGCTACTACCCTTCGACGTGGCCGACCCGGTAGCGACGACCGCCGCCCTGGAACCGCTTCTGGAAAAGGCCACGCCCTTTGCCGTGATCAACAACGCCGGATTCGCCGCGGACACCCTGATGCTGACCATGGACTTCGACAGGGAATGGAAGCGGGTCCTGAACGTGCACCTGGACGGTTTTTTTCTGGTCACCAAGCTGGTCCTGGCCAAAATGCTGCGCAAGCGTCAAGGCCGGGTGGTGAACATCGTCTCCACGTCCGGCCAGGCCGGGATGGCCGGGCAGGTCAACTATTCCGCGGCCAAGGCCGGACTCATCGGCGCGACCAAGGCCCTGGCTCAGGAAATGGGCAAACGCAATATCCTGGTCAATGCCGTGGCCCCGGGCTTCATCCAGACCGACATGACCAAGGATCTGCCCTGGGATGCCATCCTTCCGAAGATTCCCCTGGGCCGCGTCGGTCGGCCCGAGGAAGTCGCCGAAGTCGTCTCTTTCCTCTGTTCCGCCAAGGCCACGTACATCACCGGCCAGACCATCGCGGTCAACGGCGGGATATACATGTAA
- a CDS encoding beta-ketoacyl-[acyl-carrier-protein] synthase family protein, giving the protein MHQAAITGVGIVSSLGNDADSVVRALYEGRSGIGVDQERIELGFRSALTGLIRGFDPARHLSRKQRKTMPEFAVQAHAATMEALAMAGLDPDDLRNDRTGLVFGCDSSCLAGVEQVDMLRQRLDTRSIGSGHIFRSMTSTITMNLNTLLGTRGACWTISSACSSGGHAVGQAADLIASGRQDRVLCGGAQEINWQSVCSFDGLGAFSTRMDRPRTASRPFDADRDGLVPGGGAATLLLERLDLARERGARVLGLVRGYGFSSDGEHISVPSGDGLERAMRMALDEAGWSPPEIDYICAHATSTPAGDSVEAESIARLFGTPTPPVSSLKSMTGHELWMSGAAQVVYCVLMAREGFIAPSINFERPDAASAKLDIVTETRSARLRNVLCNSAGFGGTNACLALGFPG; this is encoded by the coding sequence ATGCATCAAGCAGCCATCACCGGCGTGGGGATCGTCTCTTCCCTGGGTAATGACGCGGACTCCGTGGTTCGGGCCCTGTACGAGGGCAGATCCGGAATCGGCGTGGACCAGGAACGGATCGAGCTGGGGTTCAGGAGCGCCTTGACCGGCCTGATCCGGGGGTTCGACCCCGCCAGACACCTCAGTCGCAAACAGCGCAAGACCATGCCCGAGTTCGCGGTCCAGGCCCATGCCGCGACCATGGAAGCCCTGGCCATGGCCGGGCTGGACCCGGACGATCTGCGCAACGACCGCACCGGACTGGTGTTCGGATGCGACTCCAGTTGCCTGGCCGGCGTGGAACAAGTGGACATGCTCCGCCAACGCCTGGACACGCGGTCCATCGGCAGCGGGCATATCTTTCGCTCCATGACCTCCACCATCACCATGAACCTAAACACCCTGCTGGGCACCCGGGGTGCCTGCTGGACCATCAGCTCGGCCTGCTCCAGCGGCGGGCACGCCGTGGGCCAGGCCGCGGACCTGATCGCCTCGGGCCGTCAGGATCGCGTGCTCTGCGGCGGGGCCCAGGAAATCAACTGGCAATCGGTGTGCAGCTTCGACGGTTTGGGAGCATTCTCCACCCGCATGGACCGGCCCCGGACCGCCAGCCGCCCCTTTGACGCGGACCGGGACGGGCTGGTACCCGGCGGCGGCGCGGCGACCCTGCTGCTGGAACGGCTGGATCTGGCCCGCGAACGCGGCGCCCGGGTGCTCGGCCTGGTCCGCGGATACGGCTTCTCTTCGGACGGCGAGCATATCTCCGTACCCAGCGGCGACGGCCTGGAACGGGCCATGCGCATGGCCCTGGACGAGGCCGGTTGGAGCCCTCCGGAAATCGACTATATCTGCGCCCACGCCACGTCCACGCCCGCGGGTGACTCCGTGGAGGCCGAAAGCATCGCCCGGCTTTTCGGAACACCCACCCCGCCCGTATCCTCGTTGAAATCCATGACCGGCCACGAACTCTGGATGTCCGGCGCGGCCCAGGTGGTCTACTGCGTACTCATGGCCCGGGAAGGTTTCATCGCCCCGAGCATCAACTTCGAACGCCCGGACGCCGCATCGGCCAAGCTGGACATCGTCACCGAAACCCGCTCCGCCCGGCTGCGCAACGTCCTCTGTAACTCCGCCGGCTTCGGCGGGACCAATGCCTGTCTGGCCCTGGGTTTTCCGGGATGA
- a CDS encoding phytoene desaturase family protein: MKFDHVVIGSGISGLVCAVILGQKGFRVAVVEKADQPAPLLRGFSRGGIQFDTGFHYTGAYGPGEVLDVYFRYLGIENGLTKIPYDADCFDAARFPRDDLSFAFPQGYNQLRQRLHENFPREKEGIDAYLRIVADEFGRSPHLNLDLPIDAIGAFNPLHEQSVATCLSELFRDARLRALLSLHFLLYGVEPDQASMALHAQVCGSMYQSVHGIKGGGKSLAAALTRRLEELDVVLLTGRGVERIEFASGQCRGVVLEDGEMIQTETCISSIHPCTLLSMVDEAAFRPVTRRRFQTYEETTSGFMFSAAVKAFPKILDRKNLFLCPDLDLDGYCRPERPIEERPFFLAAAGTKNGSPARGLILLCPASMEEMRPWLHSGPRDRPESYRAMKRELMERVQAHASRAVPEIGDMTMLDCATPLTFRDWVNVPSGSLYGIKQHHGQISPSPLTKIKGLYLTGQALTGPGILGATISAFLTSGFILGPETLRKEVQQCR; encoded by the coding sequence ATGAAGTTCGACCACGTCGTTATCGGGTCTGGCATTTCCGGGCTGGTCTGCGCCGTCATTCTAGGCCAAAAAGGCTTCCGTGTGGCCGTGGTGGAGAAGGCCGACCAGCCTGCTCCGCTGCTGAGAGGGTTCAGCCGCGGCGGCATTCAGTTCGACACCGGGTTTCACTACACCGGCGCATATGGCCCAGGCGAGGTGTTGGACGTCTACTTCAGGTACCTGGGAATCGAGAACGGGCTGACCAAGATTCCTTACGACGCCGACTGTTTCGACGCTGCTCGCTTTCCCCGTGACGATTTATCTTTCGCTTTTCCTCAGGGCTATAATCAGCTCCGTCAACGACTGCATGAAAACTTTCCTCGGGAAAAAGAAGGTATCGACGCCTACCTGCGGATCGTAGCCGATGAATTCGGCCGCTCCCCGCACCTGAATCTGGACCTGCCCATTGACGCCATCGGTGCGTTCAACCCCCTGCACGAGCAAAGCGTCGCGACCTGTCTGAGCGAACTGTTCAGGGACGCCCGGCTACGGGCTCTGCTGTCCCTGCACTTTCTGCTTTATGGCGTGGAGCCGGACCAGGCCTCCATGGCCCTTCACGCCCAGGTCTGCGGCTCCATGTACCAGTCCGTGCATGGGATCAAGGGCGGCGGCAAAAGCCTGGCAGCGGCCTTGACCCGTCGCCTGGAAGAACTGGACGTGGTCCTGCTGACCGGACGCGGCGTCGAACGGATCGAGTTTGCTTCCGGTCAATGCCGCGGCGTGGTCCTGGAAGATGGAGAGATGATCCAGACTGAGACCTGCATATCCAGCATCCACCCTTGTACCCTGTTGTCCATGGTCGACGAAGCTGCCTTTCGGCCCGTCACCAGACGCCGCTTCCAGACTTACGAGGAAACCACCTCGGGCTTCATGTTTTCCGCGGCGGTGAAGGCGTTCCCCAAGATACTGGATCGTAAAAACCTGTTTCTCTGTCCGGACCTGGACCTGGATGGATATTGCCGCCCCGAGCGGCCCATCGAGGAGCGTCCGTTTTTTCTGGCCGCCGCTGGAACGAAAAACGGTTCTCCGGCCAGAGGCTTGATCCTGCTCTGCCCGGCGTCCATGGAGGAAATGCGGCCCTGGCTGCATTCCGGTCCACGGGACCGTCCGGAATCCTACCGGGCAATGAAGCGGGAACTGATGGAACGGGTCCAGGCCCATGCTTCCAGAGCGGTCCCGGAAATCGGCGACATGACCATGCTGGACTGCGCCACCCCCCTGACTTTCAGGGATTGGGTCAATGTCCCCTCGGGCAGTCTCTATGGGATCAAACAGCACCACGGCCAAATTTCTCCGTCTCCCCTGACCAAGATCAAGGGGCTGTACCTGACCGGCCAAGCCCTGACCGGCCCGGGAATTCTGGGCGCGACAATTTCCGCCTTTCTGACCAGCGGTTTTATCCTGGGGCCGGAAACGCTGCGCAAGGAGGTCCAACAGTGTCGCTGA
- a CDS encoding lysophospholipid acyltransferase family protein gives MTEATASPGASRRSGLWALVMSAVVYPLLILQTLTFILLAPMVLPLASVLTGRPLGRIVRYFIWIYGKVWMILIAPFTRFEKIGLTQDRFPQPCIIVLNHLSFFDVFCMGALPHSNVGFTVRSWPFRMIWYAPFMRMAEYVDMETLGHDEALLRCRELLDSDTTLVFFPEGHRGRDGKLGRFYSGAFKLAVETNVPIVPLCISGTDRLLPPGTLLMAPTTIRLQALAAVDPSGFTGESAHVALRKAVKTAMAEALEKQK, from the coding sequence ATGACCGAAGCAACCGCCTCCCCCGGGGCTTCCAGGCGTTCGGGCCTGTGGGCATTGGTGATGAGCGCGGTGGTCTACCCCCTGCTGATTCTGCAAACACTGACCTTCATTCTCCTGGCCCCGATGGTTTTGCCCCTGGCGAGCGTCCTGACCGGTCGCCCCCTGGGCCGGATCGTGCGGTATTTCATCTGGATCTACGGCAAGGTCTGGATGATTCTGATCGCCCCTTTCACGCGCTTTGAAAAAATCGGTCTGACCCAGGACCGTTTCCCCCAACCCTGCATCATCGTTCTGAATCATCTCTCTTTTTTTGATGTCTTCTGCATGGGTGCTCTCCCTCACAGCAACGTCGGGTTCACCGTCCGCTCCTGGCCGTTTCGAATGATCTGGTATGCACCGTTCATGCGAATGGCCGAATACGTGGATATGGAGACACTGGGGCATGACGAGGCCTTACTCCGTTGCCGCGAACTGCTCGACAGCGACACCACCTTGGTTTTCTTTCCTGAAGGACACCGAGGACGGGACGGCAAGCTCGGCAGGTTCTACTCCGGGGCGTTCAAACTGGCCGTGGAAACCAACGTCCCCATCGTGCCGCTCTGCATTTCCGGCACGGACCGTCTCCTCCCGCCGGGCACCCTGCTCATGGCCCCGACCACGATCCGTCTCCAGGCCCTGGCGGCAGTTGATCCGTCCGGTTTTACCGGCGAATCCGCGCACGTGGCTTTGCGCAAAGCCGTCAAGACGGCCATGGCCGAGGCGTTGGAAAAGCAAAAGTGA
- a CDS encoding AMP-binding enzyme, translating into MRRIALNSYDYFILVRAVAFARLKAVRNISDVFGDELLLTPESDFIRERLKATPDELGQVSEQVAGYFGLSAEKAAVLVELPSLGQWAGYLLEQIGPRPDRIAFSTSGSTGEPKTVVRDFFFLEQDAVHLADLFSGVNRFLALAPPHHIYGFIHAVLIPKLLNVPYEDWRFVNPSALINELRPGDAILGFPHVWRLCVETGELFPPGVLGVTSTGPCPPEIIRSLKSRGLESMLEIYGSSENGAIGYRTGLNAPLTLLPTWKRVGEDSLARELEQGGSSEPFTIQDRLDWVDHTHFFVKKRLDHAVQVAGINVYPSRVRDVLLAHEAVADCAVRLMRPEEGHRLKAFVVLQPDRKADPGIREALRAHLALHLSHLEQPASVIFGLELPKNELGKAADWTIPSGLDLSLEQAARR; encoded by the coding sequence GTGCGGCGGATTGCGCTTAATAGTTACGATTATTTCATCCTGGTTCGGGCTGTCGCGTTTGCCAGGCTCAAGGCGGTTCGCAACATCTCCGACGTGTTCGGTGATGAACTGCTTCTTACGCCGGAGAGCGATTTTATCCGGGAGCGGTTGAAGGCAACGCCGGATGAGCTGGGCCAGGTCTCCGAACAGGTGGCCGGGTATTTCGGTCTGTCGGCGGAAAAGGCCGCGGTTTTGGTCGAACTGCCCAGCCTGGGACAATGGGCCGGATATCTCCTGGAACAGATTGGTCCGCGCCCGGACCGCATCGCCTTTTCCACTTCCGGCAGCACCGGCGAACCGAAAACCGTTGTTCGCGACTTCTTTTTCCTGGAACAGGACGCCGTGCACCTGGCCGACTTGTTTTCCGGCGTTAACCGGTTTCTGGCCCTGGCCCCGCCGCACCACATTTACGGATTCATTCACGCTGTCCTGATTCCCAAGTTGCTGAACGTGCCGTACGAGGATTGGCGGTTCGTAAATCCTTCCGCCCTGATCAACGAACTGCGTCCGGGCGACGCGATCCTCGGTTTTCCGCATGTCTGGCGGCTCTGCGTGGAGACCGGGGAATTATTCCCACCGGGAGTTCTCGGGGTCACGTCCACGGGGCCCTGTCCGCCGGAGATCATCCGATCCCTGAAGAGCCGGGGTTTGGAATCAATGCTTGAAATCTACGGCTCTTCGGAAAACGGGGCCATCGGTTACCGGACCGGCCTGAATGCCCCATTGACCTTGCTGCCTACCTGGAAACGGGTCGGCGAGGACAGCTTGGCGCGTGAGTTGGAGCAGGGCGGATCGTCCGAGCCGTTTACCATCCAGGACAGGCTGGACTGGGTGGATCACACCCATTTTTTCGTCAAAAAACGCCTGGACCATGCCGTCCAGGTCGCCGGGATCAACGTCTATCCTTCCCGGGTCCGCGACGTGCTACTGGCGCATGAAGCCGTGGCTGACTGCGCCGTGCGACTGATGCGCCCGGAAGAGGGCCATCGCCTGAAGGCGTTCGTGGTGCTCCAACCGGACCGGAAAGCCGATCCGGGCATCCGGGAGGCCCTGCGCGCCCACCTTGCTCTCCACCTGTCCCACCTTGAACAACCCGCCTCCGTCATCTTCGGGCTTGAATTGCCCAAGAACGAGTTGGGCAAAGCGGCGGACTGGACCATCCCGTCCGGGCTCGATCTTTCGTTAGAGCAAGCGGCGCGGCGATAG
- a CDS encoding beta-ketoacyl-[acyl-carrier-protein] synthase family protein: MSLSRVVITGLGAVSPYGVGVETLYAAMAQGRSAVTEHPELKAIKGLRCHIAGLVPDLDAKEIPRKHRRTMSRMSVFAVLAAMEALESARIDEALRRSEQTGVIIGTTVGSPQTLQDFFAEYLRDFSIEQVKSSLFFKIMGHTCAANVAQALGIGGRVMAPSAACATGAQAIGLGYEAIALGRQRIMLCGGAEELHPLTVAIFDIINAASTGYNSDPGSSPRPFEARRDGTVCSEGGGVLVLESLDSALDRGAPILAEIIGFASNSDTTNISTPDPGRIEQCMRLALADAGLDPGQVDYVNAHATATELGDPAECLAIARLFGDAVPVSGFKGHLGHTLAASGALELIAVVRMLQDGLCLPTLNLDQPDPECAMVRHVQAPEPRVMDIAVKNNFALGGVNASLIVRKFSQDAATHY; encoded by the coding sequence GTGTCGCTGAGCCGAGTGGTGATCACGGGGCTGGGAGCGGTTTCACCCTACGGAGTAGGCGTGGAGACGTTGTACGCGGCCATGGCGCAAGGCCGAAGCGCGGTGACCGAGCATCCGGAACTCAAGGCGATCAAGGGCTTGCGTTGTCACATCGCCGGACTCGTTCCGGACCTGGATGCCAAGGAGATTCCCCGAAAACACCGCCGCACCATGTCCCGGATGTCCGTCTTCGCCGTGCTGGCCGCCATGGAGGCCCTGGAATCCGCCCGGATCGACGAGGCCTTGCGTCGCTCCGAGCAGACCGGGGTGATCATCGGAACCACCGTGGGCAGCCCTCAGACCTTGCAGGATTTTTTCGCGGAATATTTACGGGATTTTTCCATTGAGCAGGTCAAGTCGTCCCTGTTCTTCAAAATCATGGGGCACACCTGCGCGGCCAACGTGGCCCAGGCCCTGGGCATCGGCGGCCGGGTCATGGCCCCTTCCGCCGCCTGCGCCACCGGAGCGCAGGCCATCGGCCTGGGATACGAGGCCATCGCCCTGGGCCGACAACGGATCATGCTCTGCGGCGGAGCCGAGGAACTGCATCCGTTGACCGTGGCCATTTTCGATATTATCAACGCGGCCTCCACCGGGTACAATTCCGATCCGGGCAGCTCGCCCCGACCGTTTGAGGCCCGGCGGGACGGCACGGTCTGTTCCGAGGGCGGCGGGGTTCTCGTCCTGGAATCCCTGGACTCCGCGCTGGATCGAGGCGCCCCGATCCTGGCCGAAATCATCGGGTTCGCCTCCAACTCCGACACCACGAACATCTCCACCCCGGACCCCGGTCGGATCGAGCAGTGCATGCGCCTGGCCCTGGCCGACGCCGGTCTGGACCCCGGCCAAGTCGACTACGTCAACGCCCACGCCACGGCCACGGAACTGGGCGACCCCGCCGAATGCCTGGCCATTGCCCGGCTCTTCGGCGACGCCGTGCCCGTCAGCGGCTTCAAGGGCCATCTGGGGCACACCCTGGCCGCCAGCGGAGCCCTGGAGCTGATCGCCGTGGTCCGCATGCTCCAGGACGGTCTGTGCCTGCCGACCTTGAACCTGGACCAGCCCGACCCGGAATGCGCCATGGTCCGCCATGTCCAGGCTCCGGAACCCCGCGTTATGGATATCGCCGTCAAAAACAACTTCGCCCTGGGCGGAGTCAACGCCTCATTGATCGTAAGGAAATTTTCTCAAGATGCAGCAACACATTATTGA
- a CDS encoding radical SAM/SPASM domain-containing protein translates to MKNNLSCKFSPEDIEDAKQTGRLLSMELELSRACNLRCIYCYADSGTALDAELSLSEILDAVDQAVELGARRIIVLGGGEPLVYPDILAILRHIHRRGAAIDLFTNGTRITAELAKEFMALGVSPVIKMNSMREEVQDVLADKPGTFAKIRQGLHHLRDAGYPGPDLPLGVQTVICRQNLSELPDMWAWIRDQGMVPYFETITLQGRARQYPELLVAPEEIQALFQTLADLDKTRYDMEWDPRPPVAGLTCNRHFYTCTITVHGDVVPCPGVDIAVGNIRTAKLADILHQSPVIRDLRNIRETIKGACKTCEFHHSCYGCRGMAYQHTGDYLAADPLCWRNPERINS, encoded by the coding sequence ATGAAAAATAACCTTTCCTGTAAATTTTCCCCGGAAGACATCGAAGACGCCAAGCAAACGGGACGCTTATTGTCCATGGAACTGGAATTGTCCAGGGCGTGCAATCTGCGGTGCATTTACTGCTATGCGGATTCCGGGACGGCCCTGGACGCGGAGTTGTCCCTGTCGGAGATTCTGGACGCCGTGGATCAGGCCGTGGAACTGGGGGCCAGACGGATCATCGTCCTGGGCGGCGGAGAGCCGTTGGTTTATCCGGACATCCTGGCCATCCTGCGACATATCCACCGGCGCGGAGCGGCCATTGATCTGTTCACCAACGGCACGCGGATCACCGCCGAGCTGGCCAAGGAGTTCATGGCCCTGGGAGTCAGTCCGGTGATCAAGATGAACAGCATGCGCGAGGAGGTGCAGGACGTGCTGGCGGACAAGCCCGGGACCTTCGCGAAAATCCGCCAGGGGCTGCACCATCTGCGCGACGCGGGATACCCCGGACCGGACCTGCCGCTGGGTGTGCAAACCGTGATCTGCCGCCAAAATCTCTCGGAATTGCCGGACATGTGGGCCTGGATTCGCGACCAGGGCATGGTCCCGTACTTCGAGACCATCACCCTCCAGGGCCGGGCCCGCCAGTACCCGGAACTGCTCGTCGCCCCCGAGGAAATCCAGGCCCTGTTCCAAACCCTGGCCGACCTGGACAAAACCCGCTACGATATGGAATGGGATCCCCGCCCCCCGGTGGCCGGCCTGACCTGCAACCGTCATTTCTACACCTGCACGATAACCGTCCACGGCGACGTCGTCCCCTGCCCGGGCGTTGACATCGCCGTAGGCAACATCCGCACGGCCAAGCTCGCTGATATCCTCCACCAAAGCCCGGTGATCCGCGACCTGCGCAACATCCGCGAAACCATCAAAGGCGCCTGTAAAACCTGCGAGTTCCACCATTCCTGCTACGGTTGCCGAGGCATGGCCTACCAACACACCGGCGATTACCTAGCCGCGGACCCTCTTTGCTGGAGAAATCCGGAACGGATCAACTCATAA